Proteins from a single region of Abyssalbus ytuae:
- a CDS encoding proline dehydrogenase family protein — MNKKITKEQLDNTIALAQELQSEVANAKENIFEERIGPIAEHPKSKTFLIKLMDTAFRSSDYNRIARYLNQLFKNPVAYKGLFKWYEGLLVSLYKLVGNKMPKISIPVFLSQIKKVTNSIVFYVGDEKFNKHSDHRRQEGVKLNVNLIGETLVGEGEAEERIEAYKKLINDKNVDYISIKISTIYSHISAIAYDHTVNKLVERLTVLYDEVLKVEKESGTTKFINLDMEEYRDMSLTVDAFIQTLSIPRFKNLRAGIVLQAYIPDSYNYLLRLQEWAIERVKAGGAPIKIRIVKGANMEMEMTESSLEDWPLVTFEEKTHSDANYKKMLLQLLTEESCKAVNLGIASHNVFDLSFAITLVKEKNLSQYVDFEMLEGMANAMVTQLLKHNMNVLLYTPIVHPENYINAIAYLVRRLDEGTAEGNFLKESLGLNVNTKKWEELKQQFITSVELIEKMPSAPKRHQDRSTDKYSKQINTFHNVPNTDWILKANQNWIQEVKNRWSKPTSIFGEVVKVVGVAEKNRETISQIGWNGEQPWKYELADAEDYKKALEGTSTWYTLTNEQRINILRQAAVEIENCRGDLIGVAVTELGKMVTEVDVEVSEAIDFANYYAYSVEQMINEGIEPVPGGISLVLSPWNFPVAIPCGGVLASLAAGKRVILKPSQNAAATAYLMCNCLWKAGIPKDALLFLPAQESNLDEFLTNGNVFDAVILTGGTDTAKFLLNRNPRLNLYAETGGKNSTIVTSLSDKEQAIKNVVNSAFGNTGQKCSATSLLILEKEVFENKSFKKLLKDAVESRIVGNPWNFETQVGPLAVPVSDKLKKSIETTPKEQWMVEPKLEGDFMLSPGVKWGVTPSDFEYQNELFGPVLSVMKANNLEEAVKTANGVEYGLTSGLESLDQKEIEYWLNNLMAGNLYVNRGTTGAIVQRQPFGGMKASCFGFGMKAGGPNYVLQFVKVNEDVIMKENYQHWYETHFNKDIDYVQLRGQHNINVYLKPKQVILLVDESTSKQDINLVLKAAKIMGVPVEAYSLHEVQHASLKINKIDNYNELESKLNHDTVIRALNYDTLPDDFLKVCHSKAIHVYGNKPTENGRIEFLNYLNEQNRSINYHRYGNLMGIGPHQ; from the coding sequence CCTGTTTTTTTATCCCAGATAAAAAAGGTTACTAATTCTATAGTATTTTATGTGGGGGATGAAAAATTTAATAAACATTCTGACCATCGAAGACAGGAAGGGGTCAAGCTGAATGTAAATTTAATTGGAGAAACTCTTGTGGGTGAAGGCGAAGCAGAAGAAAGAATAGAAGCGTACAAGAAACTAATAAACGATAAGAATGTTGACTATATCTCAATTAAGATATCTACCATCTATTCCCACATTAGTGCAATAGCATATGACCATACCGTAAATAAATTAGTAGAAAGGTTAACAGTTTTATATGATGAAGTTCTAAAAGTTGAAAAGGAATCCGGTACCACAAAGTTTATTAATCTGGATATGGAAGAATACCGGGATATGTCCTTAACAGTTGATGCTTTTATACAAACCCTGTCAATTCCCCGGTTTAAAAACCTTCGGGCAGGTATAGTATTACAAGCCTATATTCCGGATTCGTATAATTATTTACTCAGGTTACAGGAGTGGGCTATAGAAAGAGTTAAAGCAGGAGGAGCTCCCATAAAGATAAGAATAGTAAAAGGAGCCAATATGGAAATGGAGATGACCGAATCTTCATTGGAAGACTGGCCTCTTGTAACTTTTGAAGAAAAAACACATTCTGATGCCAACTATAAAAAAATGCTTCTGCAATTACTCACTGAAGAGTCTTGTAAAGCAGTAAATTTGGGGATAGCATCTCATAATGTATTCGATTTATCATTTGCCATTACCCTGGTAAAAGAAAAAAACCTTTCTCAATATGTCGATTTTGAAATGCTGGAAGGTATGGCCAATGCAATGGTTACACAACTTCTTAAACATAATATGAATGTATTGCTGTATACCCCCATTGTACATCCTGAAAACTATATAAATGCAATAGCATACCTTGTTAGAAGATTGGATGAAGGAACAGCCGAAGGGAATTTTCTAAAAGAAAGCCTGGGTTTAAATGTAAATACCAAAAAGTGGGAGGAACTTAAACAGCAGTTTATAACATCGGTGGAATTAATAGAAAAAATGCCCTCCGCACCTAAAAGACACCAGGATAGAAGTACCGACAAGTACAGTAAACAAATAAATACCTTTCACAACGTACCCAATACCGACTGGATTTTAAAAGCAAACCAGAATTGGATTCAGGAAGTTAAGAACAGATGGAGTAAACCCACTTCTATTTTTGGTGAAGTGGTTAAAGTTGTGGGTGTAGCCGAAAAAAACAGAGAGACTATTAGCCAGATAGGATGGAACGGAGAGCAACCCTGGAAATACGAATTGGCAGATGCCGAAGATTATAAAAAAGCCCTGGAAGGCACTTCCACCTGGTATACATTAACAAACGAACAAAGAATTAATATTTTACGTCAGGCAGCTGTTGAGATAGAAAACTGCAGGGGAGACCTTATTGGGGTAGCCGTAACAGAACTGGGTAAAATGGTAACAGAAGTAGATGTGGAAGTTTCCGAAGCTATTGACTTTGCCAACTATTACGCATATTCTGTAGAGCAAATGATTAATGAGGGTATAGAACCTGTTCCGGGTGGAATAAGCTTAGTGCTATCCCCGTGGAATTTTCCTGTTGCCATACCATGTGGAGGTGTGTTAGCTTCACTTGCCGCAGGTAAACGGGTTATTTTAAAACCATCACAAAATGCTGCAGCCACAGCCTATTTAATGTGTAACTGTTTATGGAAAGCTGGAATTCCTAAAGATGCATTATTGTTTTTACCCGCGCAGGAATCTAATCTGGATGAGTTTTTAACCAACGGGAATGTATTTGATGCAGTTATTTTAACAGGAGGTACCGATACAGCTAAATTTTTATTAAACCGAAATCCAAGATTAAATCTGTATGCTGAAACCGGTGGAAAAAATTCAACCATTGTAACTAGTTTATCAGACAAGGAACAAGCTATAAAAAATGTAGTTAACTCTGCTTTTGGCAATACCGGGCAAAAATGTTCAGCAACATCTTTACTTATACTCGAAAAAGAAGTGTTTGAAAACAAATCCTTCAAAAAGCTTTTAAAAGATGCAGTTGAAAGTAGGATTGTTGGCAATCCGTGGAATTTTGAAACGCAGGTAGGTCCTTTAGCGGTGCCTGTTTCTGATAAATTAAAAAAATCTATAGAAACTACTCCAAAAGAACAATGGATGGTAGAACCAAAACTTGAAGGAGATTTTATGCTAAGCCCCGGAGTAAAATGGGGAGTTACCCCTTCGGATTTTGAATATCAGAATGAGCTTTTCGGCCCTGTTTTATCTGTAATGAAAGCAAATAACCTTGAAGAAGCTGTTAAAACAGCCAATGGAGTTGAGTATGGCCTTACCAGCGGTTTAGAATCTTTAGACCAAAAAGAAATAGAATACTGGTTAAATAACCTGATGGCAGGTAACTTGTATGTTAATAGGGGCACTACAGGAGCTATAGTACAGAGGCAGCCTTTTGGTGGTATGAAAGCCTCATGTTTTGGATTTGGAATGAAAGCAGGAGGGCCAAACTATGTGCTTCAGTTTGTAAAAGTAAATGAAGATGTTATAATGAAGGAAAATTACCAGCACTGGTATGAAACACACTTCAATAAGGACATAGATTATGTACAGCTCAGGGGTCAGCACAATATTAATGTTTATTTAAAACCAAAGCAAGTAATATTGCTTGTAGATGAAAGTACCTCAAAACAAGATATAAACCTTGTTTTAAAGGCTGCTAAAATAATGGGAGTACCGGTAGAAGCATATTCTTTACATGAAGTTCAGCATGCTTCCTTGAAGATAAATAAAATAGATAATTACAATGAACTAGAGTCTAAATTAAACCATGATACCGTTATCAGGGCTTTAAATTATGATACACTTCCTGACGATTTCTTAAAAGTTTGTCATTCTAAAGCAATTCATGTATACGGAAACAAACCCACAGAGAATGGAAGAATTGAGTTTTTAAATTATTTAAACGAACAAAACCGTTCCATAAATTATCACAGATATGGTAATTTAATGGGTATTGGTCCCCACCAATAA
- a CDS encoding HU family DNA-binding protein produces the protein MSIPFKVIERGQPGVAGGGTKKYYATGITTGETNIEALTTRIEKISTVSGADVRAVLYALVDVATDELAEGRIVRLGDLGSMRVSISSHGHDTPEEVTAHSVKNQKVLFTPGSKIKNMLKTLGFYKAPTP, from the coding sequence ATGAGTATACCATTTAAAGTAATAGAAAGAGGCCAACCCGGGGTAGCCGGCGGGGGCACCAAAAAATATTATGCAACCGGCATTACTACAGGCGAAACTAATATAGAGGCCCTTACCACCCGTATTGAGAAAATAAGCACCGTAAGCGGTGCCGATGTACGTGCCGTGCTCTATGCCCTGGTAGATGTAGCCACCGATGAACTGGCCGAAGGCCGTATAGTGCGCCTGGGGGACCTGGGTTCCATGCGGGTAAGCATAAGCAGCCATGGCCATGATACCCCAGAGGAAGTAACGGCCCATTCGGTTAAAAACCAAAAGGTATTGTTTACTCCCGGTAGCAAAATAAAAAATATGCTCAAAACCCTTGGCTTTTATAAAGCTCCCACCCCATAG
- a CDS encoding 7-carboxy-7-deazaguanine synthase QueE — translation MLKEDVSVLVKKGEMLPLMEEFYTIQGEGYYKGTAAYFIRVGGCDVGCHWCDVKESWNAGLHPPTHVNNIVENAAKYSDTIVVTGGEPLSWNMQPLTSGLKAKGLKTHIETSGAYKLTGEWDWICLSPKKLKKPTPEIYKKAHELKIIIYNRSDFDFAEEQATKVNKDCILYLQPEWSKREKMIPEIVEYVMKNPKWKVSLQTHKYLNIP, via the coding sequence ATGCTTAAAGAAGATGTTTCAGTGTTGGTTAAAAAAGGGGAAATGCTTCCTTTAATGGAAGAATTTTATACCATTCAGGGCGAAGGATATTATAAAGGAACCGCAGCTTATTTTATAAGAGTAGGCGGTTGTGATGTTGGTTGCCACTGGTGCGATGTAAAAGAAAGTTGGAATGCCGGTTTGCACCCCCCTACTCACGTAAACAACATTGTAGAAAATGCAGCAAAATATTCTGATACTATAGTAGTTACCGGGGGCGAACCCCTTAGCTGGAACATGCAGCCTCTTACTTCCGGATTAAAGGCAAAAGGACTTAAAACACATATTGAAACATCCGGAGCCTATAAATTAACCGGGGAGTGGGACTGGATATGCCTGTCCCCAAAAAAATTAAAAAAACCAACCCCGGAAATCTATAAAAAGGCACATGAACTGAAAATAATTATATACAATCGAAGTGATTTTGATTTTGCCGAAGAACAGGCAACCAAAGTAAATAAAGATTGTATATTGTATTTACAACCGGAATGGAGCAAACGCGAAAAAATGATTCCTGAAATTGTAGAGTATGTTATGAAAAACCCGAAATGGAAAGTATCTCTTCAAACACATAAATATCTTAATATTCCTTAA
- a CDS encoding helicase HerA-like domain-containing protein: protein MSNKEAFFNHITEGYKTKGDFITMGSAMLDGETITDAFVKVPLKTLNRHGLIAGATGTGKTKTLQVIAENLSDKGIPVLLMDLKGDLSGIAQASAGHAKIDERHAKIGLPFEPKSFPVEILTLSEQNGVRLRATVSEFGPVLLSRILDLSEAQEGVMAVIFKYCDDNKLPLLDLKDFKKVLQYATEEGKEEFKQQYGRISTSSTGAILRKIIELEQQGADLFFGEKSFEVDDLVRVDENGRGYINIIRLTDIQDKPKLFSTFMLSLLAEIYSTFPEQGDADRPELVLFIDEAHLIFSEASKALLNQIENIVKLIRSKGIGLYFVTQNPTDVPDDVLAQLGLKVQHALRAFTAKDRKAIKLTAENYPLSDYYNTAEVLTSLGIGEALVSALDEKGRPTPLAATMLRAPMSRMDVLTDEELNTVIGKSKLVKKYNEVIDRESAYEILNKKIEIAQSEEAKEKAKEEREKTSKRSGSSSRRSTRQNPVIKVLTSATFIRGVLGILTKAMKK from the coding sequence ATGAGCAACAAAGAGGCTTTTTTTAATCATATTACAGAAGGGTATAAAACCAAGGGTGATTTTATAACCATGGGTTCAGCCATGCTGGATGGTGAAACAATAACGGATGCGTTTGTAAAAGTTCCGCTAAAAACTTTAAACAGGCATGGCCTGATTGCAGGAGCCACGGGTACAGGTAAGACCAAAACGTTACAGGTTATTGCCGAGAACTTATCGGATAAGGGTATTCCTGTATTACTAATGGATTTAAAAGGCGATTTGAGTGGTATTGCCCAGGCAAGTGCAGGACATGCTAAAATTGATGAAAGGCATGCTAAAATAGGCCTCCCCTTTGAACCTAAAAGTTTTCCGGTAGAAATTTTAACTCTTTCTGAACAAAATGGGGTAAGGCTGCGTGCTACTGTGTCGGAATTCGGACCGGTATTGTTATCGCGTATCCTCGATCTTTCCGAAGCACAGGAAGGGGTGATGGCTGTAATTTTTAAATACTGTGATGATAATAAGCTGCCGCTTCTTGATTTAAAGGATTTTAAAAAAGTACTTCAGTATGCAACAGAAGAGGGTAAAGAAGAGTTTAAACAGCAGTACGGAAGGATTTCCACTTCGTCTACAGGAGCAATACTTCGAAAAATAATAGAACTTGAACAGCAGGGAGCCGATTTGTTTTTTGGAGAAAAATCTTTTGAAGTTGATGACCTGGTTAGAGTAGATGAAAACGGAAGAGGATATATTAATATTATCCGGTTAACAGATATTCAGGATAAACCAAAGTTGTTCTCTACTTTTATGCTTAGCCTGCTTGCAGAGATCTATTCTACTTTTCCGGAACAGGGAGATGCTGACAGGCCTGAACTGGTACTTTTTATTGACGAAGCTCATCTTATTTTCAGTGAAGCCTCAAAAGCATTACTCAATCAAATAGAGAATATTGTTAAACTTATACGTTCAAAAGGAATAGGATTGTACTTTGTTACTCAAAATCCTACTGATGTACCTGATGATGTCCTTGCTCAATTAGGACTTAAAGTACAGCATGCATTACGAGCCTTTACTGCCAAAGACCGGAAAGCTATAAAACTTACTGCTGAAAATTATCCTTTATCTGACTATTATAATACGGCTGAGGTATTAACATCTTTGGGTATTGGCGAAGCCCTGGTATCTGCACTTGATGAAAAAGGTAGGCCTACCCCGCTTGCCGCCACTATGTTAAGAGCACCCATGAGCCGTATGGATGTTTTAACTGATGAGGAACTTAACACGGTTATAGGGAAATCTAAACTGGTAAAAAAATATAATGAAGTAATTGACCGGGAAAGTGCCTACGAAATTTTAAACAAAAAGATTGAAATTGCACAATCGGAAGAAGCCAAAGAAAAAGCAAAAGAAGAACGGGAAAAAACCTCTAAAAGATCCGGAAGTTCTTCCCGAAGGAGTACCCGCCAAAATCCTGTTATTAAGGTTTTAACAAGTGCTACCTTTATTCGCGGGGTATTGGGTATACTCACCAAAGCAATGAAGAAGTAA
- a CDS encoding cupin domain-containing protein: MSKKYVVQKTPFRVPAPEGKLIEEHFGNVSDGNTHISIARMIAPPGWSEPFQTPTFDEYTYIIKGRKQFNIEGEIIILGAGESIKIEKNTRIQYSNPFKEECEYLSVCLPAFSPESVNREKF; encoded by the coding sequence ATGAGTAAAAAGTATGTAGTACAAAAAACACCTTTTCGAGTTCCTGCTCCGGAAGGAAAACTGATTGAAGAGCATTTTGGAAATGTCTCCGATGGAAATACACATATTAGTATTGCCAGGATGATTGCCCCACCCGGATGGAGTGAACCGTTTCAAACCCCTACTTTTGACGAATACACATATATTATTAAAGGCAGAAAACAGTTTAATATAGAAGGTGAGATTATCATCCTTGGAGCCGGAGAGTCCATCAAGATAGAAAAGAATACAAGAATTCAGTACTCCAATCCTTTTAAAGAAGAATGTGAGTACCTCTCGGTATGTCTTCCTGCTTTTTCCCCCGAGAGTGTAAACAGGGAGAAATTTTAA
- a CDS encoding DUF7218 family protein: MSKNRPRIKNDKQYEALREKGMSKQKAARIANTENSGKKGGEAARYEERTKEELYRQAQKVGIKGRSKMSKKELIYSLRNN, translated from the coding sequence ATGTCAAAAAACAGGCCACGCATAAAAAATGATAAACAATATGAAGCCCTGAGAGAAAAGGGCATGAGTAAACAAAAAGCTGCCAGAATTGCCAATACGGAGAACAGTGGTAAAAAAGGTGGAGAAGCTGCCAGATATGAAGAACGAACGAAAGAAGAACTTTATAGACAGGCACAAAAAGTAGGTATTAAAGGTCGCTCCAAAATGTCTAAAAAAGAACTTATTTATTCTCTCCGAAATAATTGA
- a CDS encoding TolB family protein, with protein MIFKYGKTVHAVFVSVLFLNMLTAQKTGIFDNSQDVGNVKHPGTSVFNQENQFYTLTGSGTNMWFGEDEFHYLWKSVQGDFILRAQIEFVGEGADPHRKTGWIIRNNFHGNSPHVNASIHGDGLTSLQFRRTSGGETEQVIQSPDKMPDVVQLERKGNKYIMSTARYGEPLESVEVEMSLRNEVFVGLYVCSHNPDVVEKAIFKNVRIIKPVNPDFQPYSDYIGSHLEIMNVTTGDRKILMSSDHSIQAPNWTPDGKTLIYNSNGLLYQYNLETGKVKMLNTGFATNNNNDHVLNADGSKIAISHHNDDDNNISSIYYLPIEGSNNPIKVTKDGVGASYLHGWSANEKKMIFTANRNNKYDIYEVDVQTGKEKQLTDTQTLDDGSEYSPDNKYIYFNSDRTGTMQLWRMKANGKEQTQLTFDEYNDWFPHVSPNGKSIVFISYPHDIDSADHPFYKHCLLRIMPVTGGEPKVIAYIYGGQGSINVPSWSPDSKYIAFVTNSDKAN; from the coding sequence ATGATCTTCAAATACGGCAAAACAGTCCATGCTGTTTTTGTATCAGTTTTGTTTTTAAATATGCTAACAGCTCAAAAAACAGGCATCTTCGACAATAGTCAGGATGTAGGAAACGTAAAACATCCGGGTACTTCAGTTTTTAATCAGGAAAATCAATTTTACACCCTTACCGGCTCGGGTACCAATATGTGGTTTGGGGAAGATGAGTTTCATTATTTATGGAAATCTGTTCAGGGGGATTTTATTTTACGGGCACAGATAGAATTTGTAGGTGAAGGGGCTGACCCTCACCGAAAAACAGGGTGGATAATAAGAAATAATTTCCACGGTAATTCCCCTCATGTAAATGCAAGTATTCATGGAGATGGCTTAACATCACTTCAATTCAGAAGAACTTCCGGGGGAGAAACCGAACAGGTTATTCAATCACCGGACAAAATGCCTGATGTGGTTCAACTGGAAAGGAAGGGTAATAAATACATCATGTCTACGGCAAGATACGGAGAGCCATTGGAAAGCGTTGAAGTTGAAATGTCCCTTAGAAATGAAGTGTTTGTGGGGTTATATGTTTGTTCTCATAACCCTGATGTAGTTGAAAAAGCGATTTTTAAAAATGTAAGGATTATAAAACCCGTAAATCCTGATTTTCAACCTTATAGTGATTATATAGGAAGCCACTTGGAAATTATGAATGTGACCACGGGTGACCGGAAAATTCTGATGAGTTCCGATCACAGTATACAGGCTCCGAACTGGACACCCGACGGAAAGACACTGATTTATAATTCTAATGGGTTGCTCTATCAATATAATCTTGAAACAGGTAAAGTAAAAATGTTAAATACAGGCTTTGCTACTAACAATAACAACGACCATGTACTTAATGCGGATGGCAGTAAAATAGCCATAAGCCATCATAACGACGATGATAATAATATCTCATCAATTTATTATTTGCCAATTGAAGGGAGTAACAACCCTATAAAAGTAACCAAAGATGGAGTAGGCGCTTCTTATTTGCACGGGTGGTCTGCCAATGAAAAGAAAATGATTTTTACGGCAAACCGAAATAATAAGTATGATATTTATGAAGTAGATGTGCAAACCGGAAAAGAGAAGCAGCTTACTGATACTCAAACTTTGGACGATGGATCGGAATATTCTCCTGATAACAAGTACATATATTTTAATTCGGACAGGACAGGCACCATGCAGTTATGGCGAATGAAAGCCAATGGTAAAGAACAAACACAGCTTACGTTTGATGAATATAATGATTGGTTTCCGCATGTGTCTCCTAACGGGAAGAGTATTGTATTTATATCATATCCGCATGACATTGATTCAGCTGATCATCCCTTTTATAAACACTGCCTGCTCAGGATCATGCCGGTAACAGGAGGGGAACCCAAAGTGATAGCTTACATTTACGGCGGACAAGGTAGTATAAATGTACCCAGTTGGTCGCCTGATAGCAAGTATATTGCCTTTGTTACAAACTCTGATAAAGCGAACTGA
- a CDS encoding VOC family protein, which produces MKKVILILCFIISCNYCISQPNFNFKEDHTAILVKDVNTSAKFYGEILGLKEIYNAGLGEKFRWFEFTNKVQIHLIESTDDFTPHKGIHLAINTNKLAELIEYLRQKNIPFENWQGEGNTTNTRPDEVKQIYIRDPDGYWIEINDNNLKKNILLNSQ; this is translated from the coding sequence ATGAAGAAAGTTATTCTTATACTGTGTTTTATTATATCGTGTAATTATTGCATTTCTCAACCCAATTTTAATTTTAAGGAAGATCATACTGCCATTTTGGTAAAAGATGTGAATACCAGCGCCAAATTTTATGGCGAAATACTGGGGTTAAAAGAAATTTATAATGCAGGCTTAGGAGAAAAATTCCGCTGGTTTGAATTTACAAATAAAGTACAGATACATCTTATTGAAAGTACAGATGATTTTACTCCTCATAAGGGAATTCATCTGGCTATCAATACCAACAAACTAGCTGAGTTGATAGAATATCTTCGACAAAAAAATATTCCTTTTGAAAACTGGCAGGGAGAGGGCAATACCACTAATACAAGGCCAGATGAGGTTAAACAAATTTATATCAGGGATCCAGATGGGTATTGGATTGAAATTAATGATAATAACCTTAAAAAAAATATTTTATTAAATTCTCAATAA
- a CDS encoding bifunctional 5,10-methylenetetrahydrofolate dehydrogenase/5,10-methenyltetrahydrofolate cyclohydrolase has protein sequence MQLLDGKKISGQIKEEIAGEVKKIKERGEKVPHLAAVIVGTDGASLTYVGSKVRACKQIGFDSTLIDLPEETTEEELLDEIHKLNTNSDIDGFIVQLPLPKHINEEKILTAVNPDKDVDGFHPMNVGKMTLEIPTFLPATPFGILELIERYNIETSGKNVVVLGRSNIVGRPVSILMSQKRKAGNATVTLVHSRTENITEITKKADIIIVALGIPEFLTGSMVKKDVVIIDVGITRVKDSTKEKGYKIVGDVEFDSVSKEASYITPVPGGVGPMTIAMLLKNTLLAKKRH, from the coding sequence ATGCAACTTTTAGACGGTAAGAAAATATCGGGTCAAATTAAAGAAGAAATAGCCGGGGAGGTAAAAAAAATTAAAGAAAGAGGAGAAAAAGTTCCCCATCTTGCTGCGGTAATAGTTGGCACAGACGGCGCCAGCCTTACCTATGTTGGAAGTAAGGTAAGAGCATGTAAGCAAATAGGATTTGATTCGACTTTAATTGATTTGCCTGAAGAAACTACAGAAGAAGAATTACTGGATGAAATACATAAACTTAATACAAATTCTGACATTGACGGGTTTATAGTACAATTACCTCTTCCTAAGCACATTAACGAAGAAAAAATTTTGACGGCTGTTAACCCTGACAAAGATGTTGATGGCTTTCATCCTATGAATGTCGGAAAAATGACATTGGAGATCCCTACTTTTTTACCTGCAACCCCATTTGGTATCTTAGAATTAATTGAAAGATATAATATAGAAACTTCTGGAAAAAATGTTGTAGTTTTAGGGCGTAGTAACATTGTTGGCAGGCCTGTTAGTATTTTAATGAGTCAAAAACGAAAAGCAGGAAATGCAACAGTTACATTAGTCCATAGCCGGACTGAAAACATTACAGAAATAACCAAAAAAGCAGACATTATTATAGTTGCATTAGGTATTCCTGAGTTTTTAACCGGAAGTATGGTAAAAAAAGATGTTGTTATTATAGATGTTGGTATTACTCGCGTAAAAGACTCAACTAAAGAAAAAGGATATAAAATTGTTGGCGATGTTGAGTTTGACAGCGTAAGTAAGGAAGCAAGTTATATTACCCCTGTCCCAGGAGGAGTTGGACCTATGACAATTGCTATGCTTTTAAAGAATACTTTATTAGCTAAAAAGAGACACTGA
- the ffh gene encoding signal recognition particle protein — protein sequence MFDNLSDKLDKALHVLKGHGQITEINVAETLKEVRRALLDADVNFKTAKEFTNRVKEKALGQNVLTTLQPGQLMVKIVKDELTSLMGGDAAGIDLSGNPSVILMSGLQGSGKTTFSGKLAGFLKNKKTKKPLLVACDVYRPAAIDQLHVVGEQLEVDVYSDRENNNPVAIAKAAIAHAKTNGHNVVIVDTAGRLAVDEQMMTEIANIHKAIKPNETLFVVDSMTGQDAVNTAKAFNDVLNFDGVILTKLDGDTRGGAALSIKSVVNKPIKFIGTGEKMDAMDVFYPSRMADRILGMGDVVSLVERAQEQFDEEEARKLQKKIAKNQFGFDDFLNQIQQIKKMGSMKDLIGMIPGAGKALKDVDVDDDAFKGIEAIIFSMTPEERTTPSVLNASRKKRIAKGSGTSIQEVNQLLKQFTQMSKMMKMMQGGGGRKMMQMMNSMKGMR from the coding sequence ATGTTTGACAATTTAAGTGATAAATTAGATAAGGCCTTACATGTACTTAAGGGCCATGGACAAATTACAGAAATTAACGTAGCTGAAACTTTAAAAGAAGTACGGAGAGCATTATTAGATGCCGATGTTAATTTTAAAACGGCTAAAGAGTTTACCAACCGTGTTAAGGAAAAAGCACTGGGACAAAATGTGTTAACTACATTACAACCCGGCCAGCTTATGGTTAAAATCGTAAAAGATGAACTCACAAGCCTTATGGGAGGCGATGCCGCCGGTATAGATCTTTCCGGAAACCCTTCTGTAATTTTAATGTCCGGACTTCAGGGTTCTGGTAAAACTACCTTTTCAGGTAAACTGGCCGGCTTCCTTAAAAATAAAAAAACAAAAAAACCGCTTTTAGTAGCCTGTGATGTTTATCGTCCTGCAGCTATAGACCAGTTGCATGTGGTAGGAGAACAATTAGAGGTAGATGTTTATTCCGACAGGGAAAATAACAACCCGGTAGCCATTGCAAAAGCTGCTATAGCCCATGCAAAAACAAACGGGCATAATGTGGTTATTGTAGATACCGCCGGACGTTTGGCAGTAGATGAACAAATGATGACGGAAATTGCCAACATACACAAGGCTATTAAACCAAACGAAACATTATTTGTAGTAGATTCTATGACCGGGCAGGATGCAGTAAATACTGCAAAGGCCTTTAATGATGTTTTAAATTTTGACGGTGTAATTCTTACTAAACTAGATGGTGATACCCGGGGTGGTGCTGCTTTATCAATTAAATCGGTTGTAAACAAACCCATAAAATTTATTGGCACAGGAGAAAAAATGGACGCCATGGATGTTTTCTATCCCTCACGTATGGCCGACCGTATTCTGGGAATGGGAGACGTAGTATCATTAGTAGAAAGGGCACAGGAACAATTTGATGAAGAAGAAGCAAGAAAACTACAGAAAAAAATAGCCAAAAATCAGTTCGGGTTTGATGATTTTCTAAATCAGATTCAGCAAATAAAGAAAATGGGGAGTATGAAAGACCTTATTGGTATGATCCCCGGAGCAGGTAAGGCTTTAAAAGATGTTGATGTTGATGATGATGCTTTTAAAGGTATTGAAGCCATAATTTTTTCCATGACTCCCGAAGAAAGGACTACACCTTCTGTTTTAAATGCCAGCAGAAAAAAAAGAATAGCCAAAGGAAGCGGAACATCCATACAGGAGGTAAATCAGTTATTAAAACAATTTACCCAAATGAGCAAAATGATGAAAATGATGCAGGGTGGTGGTGGAAGAAAAATGATGCAAATGATGAATTCCATGAAAGGTATGAGATAA